From the Daucus carota subsp. sativus chromosome 8, DH1 v3.0, whole genome shotgun sequence genome, one window contains:
- the LOC108199550 gene encoding disease resistance protein RUN1-like isoform X1: MLKLQCSESATENYSYDVFLSFSGEDTRKTFTDHLYKELKDEGLITFRDDEEIQRGESIKSELENGIQQSRSWIVVFSKNYAFSSWCLDELVLILECRNNSKRFLLPIFYHVDPSDVRKQSGCISEAIDHHEEKFKREVDETKRKNLMDKIKRWRTALTQLADLAGMPLQNVANGYESKLIKKIVKVVQDKVTCKKTLSMTQHPVGIGPLVRHISSWLRNGSTDVEVFALYGIGGVGKTTIAKCVYNMNLGLFEGHSFLENIREYSERSDGLVCLQRQLLSDISKGKTPKIKNLNDGILKIKRSLHNRKLLIVLDDVDHVEQLNAISGMREWFYQGSKIIITTRNVHLLNAYEHCKRYAVETLNSNDSLQLFSWHAFQESHPPECYIEHSERVIKQCQGLPLALKVLGASLRGKKVDVWRSAMEKLNIIPHCEIQKILRISYDSLQDDHDRDLFLDIACFFTGEPKCFVVRILDGCDYYTLIGIENLIDRCLLKTDEYENLMMHQSIQSMGREIIRQQSPKDPGQRSRLWHCKDSLKVLKDEAGTGAIEGLALEMKTTKAYQAELGTKAFSMMHKLRLLKLNNVQLSGGYKNFPKNLKWLCWHKYPLRSLPVDFPLSSLVAIDMQSSKLQTFNQGNVLLGSLKFLNLSHCNGLVKTPDFARLCALEQLLLEDCASLIEIDESIGMAEGLVLINLKDCKLLKKLPENLCMLKLLETLIISGCSNVGMFPADMRKMESLKNFHADGLNFGNSSDGLESYTNQNNSWREFIWGLVSRPSASPKLSLTSLPFNSITRLSLVDCNLQDSSFPKDFGVSTSLEYLNLSQNPIRFLPDCFKGLEVIKSLKLWKCNQLQTLEGLPKIKLLKVRWCQLLEKITWKPGQCINTFYAPLNCEKLLEMDYYFKIVPIDEIDPELISNCGICDVESMKVIHIRLYNELTAAETRLSIQGVHEFPFWCKSLNIFYPGSSVPTWFTSQSYGPSLSFMISHSKLRYLNTCIVYKMSPGRRMRTFCLVFHNMTKDKVIVYHPICWGIPEGDGYMTWICHWKLGTHEVGPGDDVKISIVKYDDDSSFKLKEIGVYLVYEEQEQEGFRLAKRQKVQQTCEQISQYVIPSERKPSAYHGTTQVYIAGIESAIKDRWLERYFGNYMAVENGKPSSPHSELN, from the exons ATGCTGAAACTGCAATGTTCAGAATCAGCAACTGAAAATTATAGTTATGATGTATTTTTGAGTTTCAGTGGTGAAGATACTCGCAAAACGTTTACGGATCACCTTTATAAAGAACTAAAAGATGAAGGACTTATCACTTTCCGAGATGATGAAGAGATTCAGAGGGGAGAGAGTATCAAGTCTGAACTGGAAAATGGTATCCAGCAGTCAAGAAGCTGGATCGTTGTCTTCTCAAAGAACTATGCATTTTCGAGTTGGTGCCTTGATGAACTTGTGTTGATTCTTGAGTGCAGGAACAACTCGAAACGTTTTCTATTGCCTATTTTTTACCATGTTGATCCGTCTGATGTTCGCAAACAATCTGGTTGTATATCTGAAGCAATAGATCACCATGAAGAGAAATTCAAGAGGGAGGTGGATGAGACAAAAAGGAAGAATCTGATGGACAAAATAAAGCGATGGAGGACTGCTCTTACTCAGCTTGCTGATTTGGCAGGCATGCCTTTGCAAAACGTAGCCAATGG GTATGAATCAAAACTTATCAAGAAAATCGTTAAAGTAGTCCAGGATAAAGTGACATGTAAGAAGACCTTAAGTATGACACAACATCCTGTTGGAATTGGTCCTTTAGTACGGCACATCAGTTCATGGTTAAGAAATGGTTCCACGGATGTGGAAGTGTTTGCACTCTATGGCATTGGAGGAGTGGGAAAGACAACCATTGCCAAATGCGTCTACAACATGAACCTCGGACTATTTGAAGGCCACAGTTTTCTAGAAAACATAAGAGAATATTCTGAACGTTCTGATGGTTTAGTGTGTCTACAAAGACAACTTCTTTCAGATATTTCCAAGGGAAAGACTCCGAAGATAAAGAATCTTAATGATGGCATTCTTAAGATAAAAAGATCCCTTCATAATAGAAAACTTCTGATAGTCTTGGATGATGTGGATCACGTTGAACAACTAAATGCAATATCTGGGATGCGCGAGTGGTTTTACCAGGGAAGCAAAATTATCATAACCACTCGGAATGTGCATTTGCTTAATGCATATGAACATTGTAAGAGATATGCTGTAGAAACATTGAATTCCAATGATTCATTGCAGTTGTTCAGTTGGCATGCATTCCAAGAAAGTCACCCTCCGGAATGTTACATAGAGCACTCAGAGAGGGTAATAAAGCAATGCCAGGGTCTTCCTTTAGCTCTTAAGGTTCTAGGGGCTTCTCTACGTGGCAAGAAGGTAGATGTCTGGAGGAGTGCGATGGaaaaattgaatatcattccTCACTGTGAAATCCAGAAGATTTTGCGAATTAGTTATGATTCTTTGCAAGATGACCATGATAGAGATTTATTTCTGGATATTGCATGTTTTTTTACTGGAGAGCCCAAGTGTTTTGTGGTTCGAATACTAGATGGATGTGATTATTACACATTAATCGGAATTGAAAATCTTATTGATAGATGTTTGCTGAAGACTGATGAATATGAAAATCTTATGATGCATCAATCAATTCAGAGCATGGGTAGAGAAATTATACGTCAGCAATCACCAAAAGATCCTGGGCAAAGGAGTAGACTGTGGCATTGTAAAGACTCCCTTAAAGTATTAAAAGATGAAGCA GGCACCGGAGCAATTGAAGGTCTGGCACTAGAAATGAAGACAACTAAAGCATATCAGGCAGAGTTGGGAACAAAAGCTTTTTCGATGATGCACAAGCTGAGACTGCTTAAGCTGAATAATGTACAACTAAGTGGAGGGTACAAGAACTTTCCTAAAAATTTGAAATGGTTATGTTGGCATAAATATCCTTTAAGGTCCTTACCGGTTGACTTCCCTCTGAGCAGCTTGGTGGCAATTGACATGCAGAGTAGTAAACTGCAAACCTTTAATCAAGGAAACGTG CTTCTTGGATCATTAAAGTTTCTAAATCTAAGCCACTGCAATGGCCTTGTGAAAACCCCAGACTTTGCAAGACTTTGCGCTCTTGAACAATTGCTCCTTGAAGATTGTGCAAGTTTAATTGAGATTGACGAATCTATTGGAATGGCTGAAGGACTTGtgttgataaatttaaaagacTGCAAACTTTTGAAAAAGCTTCCAGAAAATTTATGCATGCTGAAGTTACTAGAAACACTAATCATATCAGGTTGTTCAAATGTTGGTATGTTTCCGGCGGATATGAGAAAGATGGAATCATTGAAAAATTTTCATGCTGACGGACTCAATTTCGGTAATTCATCAGATGGACTTGAAAGTTatacaaatcaaaataattcatGGCGAGAATTCATCTGGGGCTTGGTTTCAAGGCCAAGTGCAAGCCCCAAATTGTCGTTGACTTCTTTACCATTCAACTCCATTACAAGATTGAGTCTGGTAGATTGCAATCTACAAGATAGTTCATTTCCCAAGGATTTCGGTGTCTCAACCTCACTTGAATACTTAAACTTGAGTCAGAACCCAATCCGCTTTCTACCTGATTGCTTTAAAGGTCTAGAAGTGATCAAGTCTCTCAAATTATGGAAGTGCAACCAGCTTCAAACACTTGAAGGATTACCAAAAATAAAACTTCTTAAGGTTCGATGGTGCCAGTTATTGGAGAAAATCACGTGGAAGCCTGGTCAGTGTATTAATACTTTTTATGCTCCGTTAAACTGTGAGAAATTACTGGAGATGGACTATTACTTCAAGATTGTACCAATAGATGAGATAGACCCAGAATTGATCAGCAATTGTGGTATTTGTGATGTGGAATCCATGAAAGTTATCCACATTAGATTATACAATGAATTGACCGCTGCCGAAACACGATTATCAATCCAG GGAGTACACGAATTTCCATTTTGGTGTAAATCATTAAACATATTTTACCCTGGGAGCAGTGTTCCAACATGGTTCACTAGTCAAAGTTACGGGCCTTCATTATCCTTTATGATATCACATTCTAAACTTAGATACTTAAACACTTGCATTGTGTACAAAATGAGCCCGGGTCGAAGAATGAGGACTTTCTGCCTGGTATTCCATAACATGACCAAAGATAAAGTGATTGTGTATCATCCAATCTGTTGGGGCATCCCTGAAGGTGATGGATATATGACTTGGATATGCCACTGGAAATTAGGTACTCACGAGGTGGGACCTGGAGATGATGTCAAGATTTCAATAGTTAAGTACGATGATGATTCCTCTTTTAAGTTGAAAGAGATTGGCGTCTATCTTGTGTACGAAGAGCAAGAACAGGAAGGTTTTCGTTTAGCCAAAAGACAAAAAGTCCAACAAACATGTGAGCAAATATCTCAGTATGTCATCCCATCGGAAAGGAAGCCATCGGCATATCATGGAACGACACAAGTATACATCGCTGGCATAGAATCAGCCATTAAAGATCGCTGGTTGGAGAGATATTTTGGAAATTATATGGCAGTGGAGAATGGTAAGCCCTCGAGTCCTCACAGTGAACTCAACTAA
- the LOC108199550 gene encoding disease resistance protein RPV1-like isoform X2: MLKLQCSESATENYSYDVFLSFSGEDTRKTFTDHLYKELKDEGLITFRDDEEIQRGESIKSELENGIQQSRSWIVVFSKNYAFSSWCLDELVLILECRNNSKRFLLPIFYHVDPSDVRKQSGCISEAIDHHEEKFKREVDETKRKNLMDKIKRWRTALTQLADLAGMPLQNVANGYESKLIKKIVKVVQDKVTCKKTLSMTQHPVGIGPLVRHISSWLRNGSTDVEVFALYGIGGVGKTTIAKCVYNMNLGLFEGHSFLENIREYSERSDGLVCLQRQLLSDISKGKTPKIKNLNDGILKIKRSLHNRKLLIVLDDVDHVEQLNAISGMREWFYQGSKIIITTRNVHLLNAYEHCKRYAVETLNSNDSLQLFSWHAFQESHPPECYIEHSERVIKQCQGLPLALKVLGASLRGKKVDVWRSAMEKLNIIPHCEIQKILRISYDSLQDDHDRDLFLDIACFFTGEPKCFVVRILDGCDYYTLIGIENLIDRCLLKTDEYENLMMHQSIQSMGREIIRQQSPKDPGQRSRLWHCKDSLKVLKDEAGTGAIEGLALEMKTTKAYQAELGTKAFSMMHKLRLLKLNNVQLSGGLVAIDMQSSKLQTFNQGNVLLGSLKFLNLSHCNGLVKTPDFARLCALEQLLLEDCASLIEIDESIGMAEGLVLINLKDCKLLKKLPENLCMLKLLETLIISGCSNVGMFPADMRKMESLKNFHADGLNFGNSSDGLESYTNQNNSWREFIWGLVSRPSASPKLSLTSLPFNSITRLSLVDCNLQDSSFPKDFGVSTSLEYLNLSQNPIRFLPDCFKGLEVIKSLKLWKCNQLQTLEGLPKIKLLKVRWCQLLEKITWKPGQCINTFYAPLNCEKLLEMDYYFKIVPIDEIDPELISNCGICDVESMKVIHIRLYNELTAAETRLSIQGVHEFPFWCKSLNIFYPGSSVPTWFTSQSYGPSLSFMISHSKLRYLNTCIVYKMSPGRRMRTFCLVFHNMTKDKVIVYHPICWGIPEGDGYMTWICHWKLGTHEVGPGDDVKISIVKYDDDSSFKLKEIGVYLVYEEQEQEGFRLAKRQKVQQTCEQISQYVIPSERKPSAYHGTTQVYIAGIESAIKDRWLERYFGNYMAVENGKPSSPHSELN, translated from the exons ATGCTGAAACTGCAATGTTCAGAATCAGCAACTGAAAATTATAGTTATGATGTATTTTTGAGTTTCAGTGGTGAAGATACTCGCAAAACGTTTACGGATCACCTTTATAAAGAACTAAAAGATGAAGGACTTATCACTTTCCGAGATGATGAAGAGATTCAGAGGGGAGAGAGTATCAAGTCTGAACTGGAAAATGGTATCCAGCAGTCAAGAAGCTGGATCGTTGTCTTCTCAAAGAACTATGCATTTTCGAGTTGGTGCCTTGATGAACTTGTGTTGATTCTTGAGTGCAGGAACAACTCGAAACGTTTTCTATTGCCTATTTTTTACCATGTTGATCCGTCTGATGTTCGCAAACAATCTGGTTGTATATCTGAAGCAATAGATCACCATGAAGAGAAATTCAAGAGGGAGGTGGATGAGACAAAAAGGAAGAATCTGATGGACAAAATAAAGCGATGGAGGACTGCTCTTACTCAGCTTGCTGATTTGGCAGGCATGCCTTTGCAAAACGTAGCCAATGG GTATGAATCAAAACTTATCAAGAAAATCGTTAAAGTAGTCCAGGATAAAGTGACATGTAAGAAGACCTTAAGTATGACACAACATCCTGTTGGAATTGGTCCTTTAGTACGGCACATCAGTTCATGGTTAAGAAATGGTTCCACGGATGTGGAAGTGTTTGCACTCTATGGCATTGGAGGAGTGGGAAAGACAACCATTGCCAAATGCGTCTACAACATGAACCTCGGACTATTTGAAGGCCACAGTTTTCTAGAAAACATAAGAGAATATTCTGAACGTTCTGATGGTTTAGTGTGTCTACAAAGACAACTTCTTTCAGATATTTCCAAGGGAAAGACTCCGAAGATAAAGAATCTTAATGATGGCATTCTTAAGATAAAAAGATCCCTTCATAATAGAAAACTTCTGATAGTCTTGGATGATGTGGATCACGTTGAACAACTAAATGCAATATCTGGGATGCGCGAGTGGTTTTACCAGGGAAGCAAAATTATCATAACCACTCGGAATGTGCATTTGCTTAATGCATATGAACATTGTAAGAGATATGCTGTAGAAACATTGAATTCCAATGATTCATTGCAGTTGTTCAGTTGGCATGCATTCCAAGAAAGTCACCCTCCGGAATGTTACATAGAGCACTCAGAGAGGGTAATAAAGCAATGCCAGGGTCTTCCTTTAGCTCTTAAGGTTCTAGGGGCTTCTCTACGTGGCAAGAAGGTAGATGTCTGGAGGAGTGCGATGGaaaaattgaatatcattccTCACTGTGAAATCCAGAAGATTTTGCGAATTAGTTATGATTCTTTGCAAGATGACCATGATAGAGATTTATTTCTGGATATTGCATGTTTTTTTACTGGAGAGCCCAAGTGTTTTGTGGTTCGAATACTAGATGGATGTGATTATTACACATTAATCGGAATTGAAAATCTTATTGATAGATGTTTGCTGAAGACTGATGAATATGAAAATCTTATGATGCATCAATCAATTCAGAGCATGGGTAGAGAAATTATACGTCAGCAATCACCAAAAGATCCTGGGCAAAGGAGTAGACTGTGGCATTGTAAAGACTCCCTTAAAGTATTAAAAGATGAAGCA GGCACCGGAGCAATTGAAGGTCTGGCACTAGAAATGAAGACAACTAAAGCATATCAGGCAGAGTTGGGAACAAAAGCTTTTTCGATGATGCACAAGCTGAGACTGCTTAAGCTGAATAATGTACAACTAAGTGGAGG CTTGGTGGCAATTGACATGCAGAGTAGTAAACTGCAAACCTTTAATCAAGGAAACGTG CTTCTTGGATCATTAAAGTTTCTAAATCTAAGCCACTGCAATGGCCTTGTGAAAACCCCAGACTTTGCAAGACTTTGCGCTCTTGAACAATTGCTCCTTGAAGATTGTGCAAGTTTAATTGAGATTGACGAATCTATTGGAATGGCTGAAGGACTTGtgttgataaatttaaaagacTGCAAACTTTTGAAAAAGCTTCCAGAAAATTTATGCATGCTGAAGTTACTAGAAACACTAATCATATCAGGTTGTTCAAATGTTGGTATGTTTCCGGCGGATATGAGAAAGATGGAATCATTGAAAAATTTTCATGCTGACGGACTCAATTTCGGTAATTCATCAGATGGACTTGAAAGTTatacaaatcaaaataattcatGGCGAGAATTCATCTGGGGCTTGGTTTCAAGGCCAAGTGCAAGCCCCAAATTGTCGTTGACTTCTTTACCATTCAACTCCATTACAAGATTGAGTCTGGTAGATTGCAATCTACAAGATAGTTCATTTCCCAAGGATTTCGGTGTCTCAACCTCACTTGAATACTTAAACTTGAGTCAGAACCCAATCCGCTTTCTACCTGATTGCTTTAAAGGTCTAGAAGTGATCAAGTCTCTCAAATTATGGAAGTGCAACCAGCTTCAAACACTTGAAGGATTACCAAAAATAAAACTTCTTAAGGTTCGATGGTGCCAGTTATTGGAGAAAATCACGTGGAAGCCTGGTCAGTGTATTAATACTTTTTATGCTCCGTTAAACTGTGAGAAATTACTGGAGATGGACTATTACTTCAAGATTGTACCAATAGATGAGATAGACCCAGAATTGATCAGCAATTGTGGTATTTGTGATGTGGAATCCATGAAAGTTATCCACATTAGATTATACAATGAATTGACCGCTGCCGAAACACGATTATCAATCCAG GGAGTACACGAATTTCCATTTTGGTGTAAATCATTAAACATATTTTACCCTGGGAGCAGTGTTCCAACATGGTTCACTAGTCAAAGTTACGGGCCTTCATTATCCTTTATGATATCACATTCTAAACTTAGATACTTAAACACTTGCATTGTGTACAAAATGAGCCCGGGTCGAAGAATGAGGACTTTCTGCCTGGTATTCCATAACATGACCAAAGATAAAGTGATTGTGTATCATCCAATCTGTTGGGGCATCCCTGAAGGTGATGGATATATGACTTGGATATGCCACTGGAAATTAGGTACTCACGAGGTGGGACCTGGAGATGATGTCAAGATTTCAATAGTTAAGTACGATGATGATTCCTCTTTTAAGTTGAAAGAGATTGGCGTCTATCTTGTGTACGAAGAGCAAGAACAGGAAGGTTTTCGTTTAGCCAAAAGACAAAAAGTCCAACAAACATGTGAGCAAATATCTCAGTATGTCATCCCATCGGAAAGGAAGCCATCGGCATATCATGGAACGACACAAGTATACATCGCTGGCATAGAATCAGCCATTAAAGATCGCTGGTTGGAGAGATATTTTGGAAATTATATGGCAGTGGAGAATGGTAAGCCCTCGAGTCCTCACAGTGAACTCAACTAA
- the LOC108198570 gene encoding disease resistance-like protein DSC1 yields the protein MVVYSQKIVAEKIAEHLFLNPKLLGSLKFLYLSHCHGLVKTPDFAKLCALEQLVLEDCASLVEIDESIGMVGGLVLINLKDCKLLKKLPENFCMLKLLETLKVSGCSNLGMLPGEMRQMESLKVFHADGLDFGNSSYTTQQNVSWGELLWGLVAKQKVSLQLSLTSLPCNSITSLSSVNCNLHDSSFPWDFRVSPTLEKLNLSKNPIRFLPDCFKGLEEVKNLIIYDCNQLQTLEDLPKIKKLHALRCPLLEKISLKPGLFLEGYAFPHKCEKLLEMESVFKVVPIGEIDSELINNFGIYDVESMKTTQRRLYNGYTSSVKRCPIQVIIYGNSPHRCESFSIFYPGSSVPIWFTYQSYVPSLSFIISNSKLRYLNACIVYKLNPGKPIYFYLIFHNITKDKMIVHNPACYGIPEGDEYMTWLSHWKFGSHEAGPGDEAGTTMITRLR from the exons ATGGTAGTCTACTCGCAGAAAATAGTTGCAGAAAAGATAGCGGAGCACCTGTTCTTGAATCCAAAG CTTCTTGGATCATTAAAGTTTCTATATCTGAGCCACTGCCATGGTCTTGTGAAAACCCCAGACTTTGCAAAACTTTGTGCTCTTGAGCAATTGGTCCTTGAAGATTGTGCAAGTTTGGTTGAAATCGATGAATCTATTGGAATGGTCGGAGGACTTGTGTTGATAAATTTAAAGGATTGCAAGCTCTTGAAGAAATTGCCAGAAAATTTTTGCATGCTAAAGTTACTGGAAACACTAAAGGTATCAGGTTGTTCAAATCTTGGTATGCTTCCTGGGGAGATGAGACAAATGGAATCCTTGAAAGTTTTTCATGCTGATGGACTTGATTTCGGCAATTCCAGCTATACAACTCAGCAAAATGTATCTTGGGGAGAATTATTGTGGGGTTTGGTTGCAAAACAGAAAGTTAGTCTCCAACTCTCATTGACTTCTTTACCGTGCAACTCCATCACGAGCTTGAGTTCGGTAAACTGCAATTTACATGATAGTTCATTTCCCTGGGATTTCAGAGTCTCACCCACACTTGAGAAGTTAAACTTGAGTAAGAACCCTATTCGCTTTCTACCAGATTGCTTTAAAGGTCTAGAAGAGGTCAAGAATCTCATCATATATGATTGCAACCAGCTTCAAACACTCGAAGatttaccaaaaataaaaaaattacatgctTTAAGATGCCCATTATTGGAGAAAATTTCATTGAAGCCTGGCCTTTTTTTGGAGGGTTACGCTTTCCCACATAAATGTGAGAAATTACTCGAGATGGAAAGCGTATTCAAGGTTGTACCAATAGGAGAAATAGACTCAGAATTGATCAACAATTTTGGTATTTATGACGTGGAATCCATGAAAACAACCCAGAGAAGATTATACAATGGTTACACATCTTCAGTAAAAAGATGCCCAATCCAG GTAATAATATATGGGAATAGTCCTCATCGGTGCGAATCATTCAGTATTTTTTATCCTGGGAGCAGTGTTCCAATATGGTTCACTTATCAAAGTTATGTGCCTTCATTATCCTTTATCATATCAAATTCTAAACTTAGATACTTGAATGCCTGCATTGTGTACAAATTGAACCCGGGAAAACCTATATATTTCTACCTGATATTCCATAACATCACGAAAGATAAGATGATTGTGCATAATCCAGCCTGTTATGGCATCCCTGAAGGTGATGAGTATATGACATGGCTAAGCCATTGGAAATTCGGTAGTCATGAGGCGGGACCTGGAGATGAGGCGGGTACTACCATGATAACGCGTTTGAGGTGA